Proteins encoded by one window of Cystobacter ferrugineus:
- a CDS encoding DUF58 domain-containing protein, with protein MLLDAQTLSRLQGVKLRARAVMEGVLSGLHKSPHQGQSVEFAEHKEYAPGDELRHLDWKAYGKFDKYYVKRFEHETNLRAVMVVDASASMGYQSTALSKLEVAKTLAGALCYLLVRQQDAAGLAVMTEGRFRDVPPRASAGHLNVLLDALEEATAKGGTQLVSAADHLAEVLPRRSSVVILSDFLDEDPTALKRILALRQRKNDVAVFHLVDPAELTFPFDDPTLFLDMEGDGRVEVNPREIKESYLEEFGAFLNGVKSACAEADVDYELVRTDERLDEVLLRFLGKRGRRR; from the coding sequence ATGTTGCTGGATGCCCAGACACTCTCGCGGCTGCAGGGCGTGAAGCTGCGCGCCCGCGCGGTGATGGAGGGGGTGCTGTCCGGCCTCCACAAGAGCCCGCACCAGGGCCAGAGCGTGGAATTCGCCGAGCACAAGGAGTACGCCCCCGGCGACGAGCTGCGCCACCTGGACTGGAAGGCCTACGGCAAGTTCGACAAGTACTACGTCAAGCGCTTCGAGCACGAGACGAACCTGCGCGCGGTGATGGTGGTGGATGCCTCCGCCTCCATGGGCTACCAGAGCACCGCCCTGTCCAAGCTGGAGGTGGCCAAGACGCTCGCGGGCGCGCTGTGCTACCTGCTCGTGCGCCAGCAGGACGCCGCCGGCCTGGCCGTCATGACCGAGGGGCGCTTCCGCGACGTGCCCCCGCGCGCCTCCGCCGGCCACCTCAACGTGCTGCTGGATGCCCTGGAAGAGGCCACCGCCAAGGGCGGCACCCAGCTCGTGTCCGCCGCGGACCACCTGGCCGAGGTGCTCCCCCGCCGCTCCTCCGTCGTCATCCTCTCGGACTTCCTCGACGAGGACCCCACGGCGCTCAAGCGGATATTGGCGCTGCGCCAGCGCAAGAACGACGTGGCGGTGTTCCACCTGGTGGACCCCGCCGAGCTGACGTTCCCATTCGATGACCCCACGCTCTTCCTCGACATGGAGGGCGATGGGCGCGTCGAGGTGAATCCCCGCGAAATCAAGGAGAGCTACCTGGAGGAGTTCGGCGCGTTCCTCAATGGGGTGAAGTCGGCCTGCGCGGAGGCGGACGTGGACTACGAGCTGGTGCGCACCGACGAGCGGCTGGACGAGGTGCTGTTGCGCTTTTTGGGCAAGCGCGGGAGGCGGCGGTGA
- a CDS encoding AAA family ATPase yields the protein MESASPTIPSAAPAPTSEDLQAVEELARAKAQIQAQIEKRVVGQRDVVDHLLIALFARGHCLFVGVPGLAKTLLISTLADVLNLSFNRIQFTPDLMPSDITGTDILEEDKATGHRAFRFLQGPLFANIILADEVNRTPPKTQAALLQAMQEYRVTAGGRTYPLELPFLVFATQNPIEQEGTYPLPEAQLDRFMFLVDVGYPTAEEEVEIVKSTTGGTPPPLEKILSPERILALQALVRRVPVPDHVVRYAVELVRHTRPKEPGVPDFIQKNVSWGAGPRASQYLVLAAKARAILGGRFVASVEDVKAVARPVLRHRVLPNFTAESEGMTSVKLVDQLVSLVKG from the coding sequence ATGGAAAGCGCCTCCCCGACCATCCCCTCCGCCGCCCCGGCACCCACCAGCGAGGATCTCCAGGCCGTCGAGGAGCTCGCCCGGGCCAAGGCTCAGATCCAGGCCCAGATCGAGAAGCGCGTCGTGGGGCAGCGCGACGTGGTGGATCACCTGCTCATCGCGCTCTTCGCCCGCGGCCACTGCCTCTTCGTGGGCGTGCCGGGCCTGGCCAAGACGCTGCTCATCTCCACCCTGGCGGACGTGCTCAACCTGTCCTTCAACCGCATCCAGTTCACCCCGGACCTGATGCCCTCGGACATCACCGGCACGGACATCCTGGAGGAGGACAAGGCCACGGGACACCGCGCCTTCCGCTTCCTCCAGGGGCCCCTGTTCGCCAACATCATCCTCGCGGACGAGGTGAACCGCACCCCGCCCAAGACGCAGGCCGCCCTGCTCCAGGCCATGCAGGAGTACCGCGTCACCGCCGGCGGCCGCACCTACCCGCTGGAGCTGCCCTTCCTCGTCTTCGCCACGCAGAACCCCATCGAGCAGGAGGGGACCTACCCGCTGCCCGAGGCCCAGCTCGACCGCTTCATGTTCCTGGTGGACGTGGGCTACCCCACGGCCGAGGAAGAGGTGGAGATCGTCAAGTCCACCACGGGCGGCACGCCCCCGCCGCTGGAGAAGATCCTCTCGCCCGAGCGCATCCTCGCGCTGCAGGCGCTGGTGCGCCGGGTGCCGGTGCCCGACCACGTGGTGCGCTACGCGGTGGAGCTGGTGCGCCACACCCGCCCCAAGGAGCCGGGCGTGCCGGACTTCATCCAGAAGAACGTGTCGTGGGGCGCGGGCCCTCGCGCCAGCCAGTACCTGGTGCTCGCGGCCAAGGCGCGCGCCATCCTCGGCGGGCGCTTCGTGGCCTCGGTGGAGGACGTGAAGGCGGTGGCCCGGCCGGTGCTGCGCCACCGCGTGCTGCCCAACTTCACCGCCGAGAGCGAGGGCATGACGTCGGTGAAGCTGGTGGACCAGCTCGTCTCTCTGGTGAAGGGATAG
- a CDS encoding BatA domain-containing protein yields the protein MTFAHPWMLLGALAALIPLLVHLFDRRRPRPHPFGPMAFVLRSQKRTASRLKLKRLLLYALRTLILLALPIALAMPEFRRDADAAVAVKGPAATAIVLDASLSMRWSDGTSLFERGRDEARDALADLRPEEPATVLVCTHAPEAPVAPAFDRPRLRQLIDEARPTYAAADLSRCLDLAARSLEESPLAGKRLVVVSDLTAGSLRLESPAPTVKGPTGEAVRPEVVLRDAGRDALPNHALVDLKVEPALQAGPRAFQFTFTVKNHGDAPFKDLEAAVRVGDTTLGKGFVDVPAHGTAQKSLTVRFTQGGTITGEGTLTPDGLAEDDRRAFVLAVPRPLKALVVNGSPNATRYRDEAFFVEAALSAPGSPVQAVVRDAEAGWREDLTPYDLVLLLNVTAPDQAEAAKLRAFVENGGGLFVSMGDHVDPEAYNTRLGALLPRPLRLVRTSVERDDPSAEDKAEKLAQVTTEHPLFAPFTGRAEEGLTGAHFYRYMLLEAEGSGATEGTNQVLATYQDGAPAVAVARRGKGRVALFTSTVDRDWTDFPIRTSFLPLMQRFAAYLTGSLEEREEQRVRVGETLALRPEGTQTVSTVKAPDGQEVPFKPQPDGTVVVGPVEQPGTFSVLGADGQPVPALAFASTLDPAESDLSRLPQDTLAAHFGEETVKASSTDAERPPVPLWTWLIVAAAIAFFLEGTLLRK from the coding sequence GTGACCTTCGCGCACCCCTGGATGCTGCTCGGCGCACTGGCGGCGCTCATCCCGCTGCTCGTGCACCTCTTCGACCGGCGCCGGCCCCGGCCCCACCCCTTCGGACCCATGGCCTTCGTGCTGCGCAGCCAGAAGCGCACCGCGAGCCGGCTCAAGCTCAAGCGGCTGCTGCTCTACGCGCTGCGCACCCTCATCCTGCTCGCCCTGCCCATCGCGCTCGCCATGCCGGAGTTCCGGCGCGACGCGGACGCGGCCGTGGCGGTGAAGGGCCCGGCGGCCACGGCCATCGTGCTGGACGCGTCGCTCTCCATGCGCTGGTCGGATGGCACCTCGCTCTTCGAGCGCGGCCGGGACGAGGCGCGCGACGCGCTGGCGGACCTGCGCCCCGAGGAGCCCGCGACGGTGCTGGTGTGCACGCACGCGCCCGAGGCGCCCGTGGCCCCCGCCTTCGACCGGCCGCGGCTGCGGCAGCTCATCGACGAGGCCCGGCCCACCTACGCCGCGGCGGACCTGTCGCGCTGCCTGGACCTGGCGGCGCGCTCGCTGGAGGAGAGCCCGCTGGCGGGCAAGCGCCTCGTGGTGGTGTCGGACCTGACGGCGGGCTCGCTGCGGCTCGAGTCCCCGGCGCCCACGGTGAAGGGGCCCACGGGCGAGGCGGTGCGGCCCGAGGTGGTGCTGCGCGACGCGGGCCGGGATGCCCTGCCCAACCACGCGCTGGTGGACCTGAAGGTGGAGCCCGCGCTGCAAGCCGGCCCCCGCGCCTTCCAGTTCACCTTCACGGTGAAGAACCACGGGGACGCGCCCTTCAAGGATCTGGAGGCGGCGGTGCGCGTGGGAGACACCACGCTGGGCAAGGGCTTCGTGGACGTGCCCGCCCACGGCACGGCGCAGAAGTCGCTCACGGTGCGCTTCACCCAGGGCGGCACGATCACCGGCGAGGGCACACTCACGCCCGACGGGCTGGCCGAGGATGACCGGCGGGCCTTCGTGCTCGCGGTGCCCCGGCCCTTGAAGGCCCTGGTGGTGAACGGCTCGCCCAACGCCACGCGCTACCGGGACGAGGCCTTCTTCGTGGAAGCGGCGCTGTCGGCGCCGGGCTCGCCCGTGCAGGCGGTGGTGCGCGACGCCGAGGCCGGCTGGCGCGAGGACCTCACCCCGTATGACCTGGTGCTGCTGTTGAACGTGACGGCGCCGGATCAGGCGGAGGCGGCGAAGCTGCGCGCCTTCGTGGAGAACGGGGGCGGGCTGTTCGTGAGCATGGGCGACCACGTGGACCCGGAGGCGTACAACACGCGCCTGGGCGCGCTCCTGCCCCGCCCGCTGCGGCTGGTGCGCACGAGCGTGGAGCGCGATGACCCCTCCGCCGAGGACAAGGCGGAGAAGCTCGCGCAGGTGACCACCGAGCACCCCCTCTTCGCGCCCTTCACCGGCCGCGCGGAGGAAGGACTCACGGGGGCACACTTCTACCGGTACATGCTGCTGGAGGCAGAGGGCAGCGGGGCCACGGAGGGCACCAACCAGGTGCTGGCGACGTACCAGGACGGCGCCCCCGCGGTGGCGGTGGCGCGGCGGGGCAAGGGCCGCGTGGCGCTCTTCACCAGCACCGTGGACCGGGACTGGACCGACTTCCCCATCCGCACGAGCTTCCTGCCCCTCATGCAGCGCTTCGCGGCGTACCTCACCGGCTCGCTGGAGGAGCGCGAGGAGCAGCGCGTGCGCGTGGGCGAGACGCTCGCCCTGCGCCCCGAGGGTACCCAGACGGTGTCCACGGTGAAGGCACCGGACGGCCAGGAGGTGCCCTTCAAGCCGCAGCCCGATGGCACCGTGGTGGTGGGCCCCGTCGAGCAGCCCGGGACCTTCTCCGTGCTGGGCGCGGATGGCCAACCCGTGCCCGCGCTCGCCTTCGCCTCCACGCTCGACCCCGCCGAGAGCGACCTGTCCCGGCTGCCCCAGGACACGCTCGCCGCCCACTTCGGCGAGGAGACCGTGAAGGCCTCGAGCACGGACGCGGAGCGTCCTCCCGTGCCCCTGTGGACGTGGCTCATCGTCGCCGCCGCCATCGCCTTCTTCCTCGAGGGCACCCTGCTGCGGAAGTAG
- a CDS encoding chitosanase, with product MSHHRHGTPRTGGRHLALVGMAVSLAACGTAEDFAEESGALSQELAACSYFITTNTYDGPDYWGTIIFKNTGTSAMTSPRIAFTVPSGVTCDHDEPGWSHTQSGTTCTYSRTSALTVGVNASYTFYYSTTSNNSFTAGNVQISDPSCGGSGSDGGTGSDGGTGTDGGTGTDGGTGMTANQKKVAEGITSIWENDTPTLDYAYAENIGDGRGYTNGRAGFCTGTGDAIQVVQCYQALRSASNGNLLAKYMPGLTTINNRFLSTGQNQASTSELDVIGNWRSDWAASYNNTTTRADFKSCQDQVVDRLYFTPAMNEARKWGLTTALSKAAFYDAYINHGTLGEFIRAANNALGNTSQTAPAIGRNGITESAFLQKFLEKRRDVLYNDSTWREAVDRVALYEKLRRQGNWDLSTAVRNDVRARDCWGTTYPSSGYTVRQINPDGTWSTPGSYTYSCN from the coding sequence ATGAGCCATCATCGACACGGAACACCGCGCACGGGCGGCCGTCACCTGGCCCTCGTGGGAATGGCCGTCTCACTCGCCGCCTGCGGCACGGCCGAGGACTTCGCGGAGGAGTCGGGAGCACTGAGCCAGGAGCTGGCGGCCTGCTCGTACTTCATCACGACGAACACCTACGACGGCCCGGACTACTGGGGGACGATCATCTTCAAGAACACGGGCACGAGCGCCATGACGAGCCCGCGCATCGCCTTCACGGTCCCCAGCGGCGTGACGTGTGACCATGACGAGCCGGGCTGGTCGCACACCCAGAGCGGCACGACGTGCACCTACTCACGGACGTCGGCGCTGACGGTGGGCGTGAACGCGTCCTACACGTTCTACTACTCCACCACCTCCAACAACTCGTTCACCGCCGGCAACGTGCAGATCAGCGACCCGAGCTGCGGTGGCAGCGGGTCGGACGGTGGCACCGGCTCCGACGGCGGTACGGGAACGGACGGTGGCACCGGCACGGATGGCGGCACGGGGATGACGGCCAACCAGAAGAAGGTGGCCGAGGGCATCACCAGCATCTGGGAGAACGACACCCCGACGCTCGACTACGCGTACGCCGAGAACATCGGCGACGGCCGGGGCTACACGAACGGGCGCGCGGGCTTCTGCACGGGCACGGGTGACGCGATCCAGGTCGTGCAGTGCTACCAGGCCCTGCGCAGCGCGAGCAATGGCAACCTCTTGGCCAAGTACATGCCGGGGCTGACCACCATCAACAATCGCTTCCTGTCGACCGGTCAGAACCAGGCGTCGACGTCCGAGCTGGATGTCATCGGCAACTGGCGGAGTGATTGGGCCGCCAGCTACAACAACACCACCACCCGGGCGGACTTCAAGAGCTGCCAGGATCAGGTGGTCGACCGGCTGTACTTCACGCCCGCGATGAACGAGGCCAGGAAGTGGGGCCTCACCACGGCGCTGTCCAAGGCCGCCTTCTACGACGCGTACATCAACCACGGCACGCTCGGGGAGTTCATCCGGGCGGCCAACAACGCCCTGGGCAATACCAGCCAGACGGCTCCCGCGATTGGCCGCAATGGCATCACCGAGAGCGCCTTCCTGCAGAAGTTCCTCGAGAAGCGCCGGGACGTGCTCTACAACGACTCCACGTGGCGCGAGGCCGTGGACCGCGTCGCCCTCTACGAGAAGCTGCGCCGCCAGGGCAACTGGGACCTGTCCACCGCCGTCCGCAACGACGTGCGCGCCCGGGACTGCTGGGGCACGACCTACCCGAGCAGCGGCTACACCGTGCGGCAGATCAACCCGGATGGCACCTGGAGCACGCCGGGTAGCTATACGTACTCCTGCAACTAG